Below is a genomic region from Flavobacterium ginsengisoli.
TCCTCCGCCTCTTCTGTGTGTAATTACACCTTTATTTCCTCCCGAAGTTTCATAACCAATCGCCGTTCCGCGTCGTGTAGTGATATGTCCTGTCTGCGCCCACTGATTGCCGTTTGTCGCAGCCGAATGTCCCCATTGCGCATACGCATTATGTCCTTGATTGGTTCTCGCATAATTTCCCGTCCACGGATTATATGTGCTTGCAGCTGTACGCCCGCCATACCAACCTTGCACACTTGCAGAACGACCGTATCTTCCTGTTGCAGGATTATACCAAGCCGAAGTTCCAGCTGCACCATAAGGTCCGTAAACGCGTCTTCCTGCGGCATAACCTCCTGTCCACGGATTGTAAACCGCTCCACCTCCATACGCATAAGGCCACGGACGATAAATAGGATACAGTCCGCCGTAATACATATAAGGCGGATAATACCATCCCGTACCATACGTCAATATAGCGCCAAATGTTGCACCAATAATAAAAGCACCCAAATAACCCGCTGTTGCGCTACTTTCTACCGTTGTATCGGTTGTGGTTTGCGTTACATACGTAACATTATACACTGGCGAACTTGGCGGAATTGTATAAATTTCTTGCGGAACAGAATCGCAGGTTTTCCAAGGTCCGTTTGGACTAGTCGACATAAACCAAACCGCCTGAAAACACAAATAATACAAATCGCCTACTTTTATAATCTTCTCCTGCGTATTGCTTGCATATTGCATTTTCGTTCCATCAATAGGTTTAAATTGAGGCGTTCCGCCATCATACGATACTTTTACTTTTGCCTCAGCATCCGATTTCTTTAAAATAGCCGTTGTCGGAACTTGCGATAACATCACGGCATCATTGGCTTCCTGAGTTCCAGGCACAGACGACAATACATTGGCACGCGGAGAATCTTTCGGAATTTTAGCAAAATCAGCTGGAAGGCTATTACTGGCATAACTCCACGGTCCAGTTAATTCTTTAGACTTAAACCATCTTCCAGACAATAATACATAATACTGTCCTTTGTTTTCGTCGGCAAAAACATCATTTTCGGTGTTATCAATGTATAACAATTTCGTTCCTGGAATTTTAACGAATTTCGGACTTCCGTTTATCGCAATCAATTCTGCAGGTTTATTGCTGTAGAAAACTTCAGGAGCTGCACCAGAAGACGGAGGCGGAATCATTTTCTTAACATCATCAAAATTCTGACCCGAAGGCAGATTACTTAAACCCGAAGGCAATTGGGTTGTTTTGGTCCATTTGCCCGCGACATTTTTCGAAGTCAGCCAGATGTTTTCCACCAGTAAATAATAATCTTTTGTGGTTTTATCAAAAAACAAATCCCAATTGGTATTTACCACATATTGAATATCCGTTTTTTCTACAGGCACCAAAACCGGTTCGCCTTGCACAATAAGCAAAATCGACGGATTTGTGCTGTAAAAAATCGCAGGAGGATCGTTTTTAGCCACAATTCCCTTTGGCGGACTTTTGGTATGACTTAAATCTGCCAAAATACGATCTACCGAAATAGGATCTCCGCTCTGAGGCAACGTTTCTTTAAACAGCTTTTCCATTTCAGGAACTTTCTTTTTGTCAAGAGCAGGAAAACGCACATCGGTTACCTGAAGATTTTTTATAAAAGCGCTTCGGTTGTCTTTGTCCACCAAAGTTTCCGCTTTCAAAGAAGCCACACCCAGAACCTGTTTTCCGTCTTTTGGAGTCAGCGAAAAAGCCACTCGAGCAGTAATTTCTTTAAAATCTTTCCAGTCGTCTACCTGAGGCTGATAATAAACCAGTTTTGTTCCGTTATTTTCGGCTTCGCGAGGCCAGCCACGATCTGCAATTAATGTCGAGTCGGCAGTTTCAGACTTTCCAGTTTCAGAACTTGACTGCTCCGTATTTTTATCTTTTTTGCAGGAGAACAAAATTGCACTCAAACAAACTCCAAATATTAGAAAAGCATTTCTCATAAATTTAAAAGTTAGATTATTCATTGAAAATTTATTTTCTCGATCGTCGTATAAAATTCTTTCCTATAAAATTAAATTCACCGCATAAATAAAACTAAAAATCAGCCGTTTACTTTGTTTCACATTATAATTTGAAACCAAATAAGTACCTAAATGATCTTTCTTTTCTAGAACCAAGATTTTAATCTGAACCCATAAATTGAGCTAAAATGAAGCATTGATGTTAATTAGGAGCTATTTCCTGCTATCCGCTATATCTTTTGTGGCGAACCCCGCCACAAAAGGATGCCGCTACTATCAGGGCTAGGGCACTCATTTTCAAAAGGAAGTTTTGGAGAAATTATTATTTAAGAATTGTATTACTTTTTACAGTATTAAACCAACTTCTTTTTTGATATATTTGCAGTCCTAAAAGTAAAGTTATGATCTCAGAAAAAAAGTTTGCCCATGTGGTATGGTGGCGGTATTGGAAACAACCGCAACGCTCACTTTACAGCGTAGGACACCTAAGCCACGTGGGTTTTATATTTCCTTAAAGTAAAGTTATGAGTACCAAAACCCTTTCAAAAGAAGCCGAAATCGGTCTAATGAATTTCTTCAACGACAGAATTGACCCACTCGATATGGCGAGAGCCATAAGACAGGTAAATTTAACCCTCGCATTGGGCGTTCTAAACGATCAAGAAAACATTCAGTTAAACAGCTGCCAAACTTGGAGACAGCTTCTATTGGCTCAATGAACTAGCCGAAATTTTAGATCCTTATCTGGATTTGGAGTAAAGGTTTATTCTTTTTTGAAAAATTAAAACCCTTGGTCTTGTAGAAAGATTGAGGGTTTTGTTTTTTCCTTGGTTTTAAAAAAACTTTTGTAAATACATATTGTTGGAGTTTATTTTTTTTAATATTTATCAAAGTAGATTAAAGAATTATTACAGTTTTTTATTAAAAAAATGATACTTTAGCAATTGAAGAACCTTCCAAAATATTAATCGTTTTCTAATTAGGACTCTTACTTTTATAATATTCTACTTTTATAAATATTTAAAATATAGAATTTTGTAAAGTGATGTTCCAGATACTTTGCAAAAAGAATTACACATAATAAAAATAGTTATGGATAAGTACAATAAAATCATTAAAGAATTAATTCAATTTAGAAATGACAGAGACTGGGAACAATTTCATGACTCAAAAAATTTAGCTTTAGCTATTTCACTTGAAGCGACTGAATTAAATGAACTTTTTTTATGGAAAAAAGATAACGAAGTAGAAAACATAAATAAAGATCGCTTAAAAGAAGAAATAGCCGATATACTTTCATATACTTTTTTGCTTGCTGAAAAACACAATTTGGATGTCTTTGATATTGTTTCAGAGAAGATAGAAAAGAATGCTCAAAAATATCCTGTTGATAAAGCTAAAGGAACAGCAAAGAAATATAATGAACTATGAATTTATCATTTGAACTGTCCATTGAAATTTCTGAGCAATATGATTTTAATAAAAATTCTTTATCAAAAATAAGCCAAAATCCATGGGTAAAAAACCAATGGCCGCTAGTCTATTTCATTCAAAATCAAACATTACGTATTGCTTATGTAGGTGAATCAACCAATGCATACAATAGAATTCAAAATCATCTTAGTAATTCAAAAAAATCTAATGTTCTAAATAAAATTTCGATCATTGGAAGTGATAAATTCAATAAATCTGCAACTTTAGATATTGAATCAAATTTGATACAATATATTACTTCTGAAGGTACTTATCAACTTCAAAATGGAAATTACGGATTAATTAATCACAATTACTACCAGAAAGATTTATACAAAGATCTTTTCAAAGAAATATGGAATAAACTTATTGAAAAGAAAATTGTTAGTAAATCTCTTAGTGAAATTGAAAATTCTGAACTTTTTAAATATTCACCATACAAATCATTAAATGAAGATCAATACAATTCTGTTTTAGAAATTTTAAATGGTCTATGTTTAAAAGAGACCAATAGAATTTTTATTAAAGGCAGCGCAGGAACTGGTAAAACTATTCTTGCCACGTATCTAATAAAACTTTTGCATTCTGATGTTTCAGAAGATTTCGAAGAATATAACGATGATGAATTAAGAGAAATAAGCTATATAAGATCTTTTCAATCAAAATACCCGAACGCCAAAATCGGTTTAGTAATTGCAATGACTTCTTTAAGAGAGTCATTAAAAAATGTTTTTAGAAAAGTCCCTGGCTTAAAACCGTCGATGATTATTAATCCTTCGGAGACATTTAATCTAAATGAAAAATATGATTTGTTAATTGTAGATGAGGCACATCGATTGAGGCAATACAAGAATATTGGTTGGATGGGGGCTTTTAAAAAAAATAATCTAAAATTAGGATTAGATGATTCAGGAAATGAATTAGACTGGATATTAAATAACAGTAAAAATCAAGTTTTCTTTTACGATTCTGCTCAATCTGTAAAACCTTCTGATATTGATGAAAATCATTTTACTAAGCTTTTGAACGATGAAAAAACTCTAAATCTTACATTGACTTCACAAATGAGAGTTAAGGGAGGAAATAATTATATTTCTTTCGTTGACGAATTACTTCATAACAAAAGGAAAGAAACAGAATTCTTTCAAATTGAAAATTATGAATTAATACATTTCGATTCATTAAATGATTTGTATAATGAACTCAAAATAAAAGAGGAAAGTCATGGTTTATGTAGATTGGTAGCCGGATACGCATGGCCATGGCAATCAAAAATTGATAAAAATGCTATAGATATTGAAATAGATGGCTTACAATTTCAATGGAATCAAACTGAAAAAGATTGGGTAAACTCACAAAATGCTTTTCAGGAAGTTGGCTCTATACATACTGTTCAAGGGTATGACTTGAATTATACAGGAATTATCTTTGGAAGAGAGATAGATTATGATACAGATACAAGAGAAATAGTTGTTGATGCCAAAATGTATTTCGATAAATATGGTAAAAATGGAATAAATAATTTAGAAGATTTAAAGGTTTACATTATCAATATTTATAAAACGATAATGTATAGAGGAATTAAAGGAACCTTTGTTTATGCTTGTAATGAAAATCTACGTAATTATTTAAAAAACAACATTGAAACTTTTAAATATAAAATTCCTTTTAGAATACTACCTTTTTCAGAAGTGAAACCATATGTTAATTCTGTTCCTTTAGTTGATGTTACCGCTGCCGCAGGTAGTTTCAGTGATTTACAAATACATTCAGATTTCGAATGGGTTGAATTGCCTTTTAAAATTGCTTGCAAAGGAAGGTTATTTTGTATGTAAAATTGAAGGCGAATCTATGAATAAAAAAATTCCAAACCATTCATATTGTTTATTTAAAAGGGATTATGGTGGTTCACGAAATGGGAAAATAGTATTAGTAGAAAGTGCAAACATTCAAGATGCTGATTTTGGTGCTGGCTATACTGTAAAAGAATATCACAGTAAAAAAAATATTGAAAATAATCAATGGAGTCATCAAGAAATTATTTTAAAACCTCTTTCTTATCATCCTAACTATAAAGACATCCACTTAAGTAATGATGAATTAGTAAACTTAAAAGTTATCGGAATCTTTGAATGTATTCTGTAAATGAAATGCAACTTTATAGACTAGTTTCAGTATCTAAGCAAAAGCAATTTGTGAAATAAAGCCATCATTTAACATTGGATGCAGATACTTTTCTACCAGCATCTATTAAAATAATATTTGGCGATTTATTTAGTTTCAATTCTTTCAATATTGCTACAACTTTATTGTACTCTATTATATCAAAATATAATATAACTTTTATTGATTTATTTGTATTGTTAGCTTTCTCGTAAACTTCCACTTGGTTTTCAAGATTCTGTTTTAACTTAGAATTAGAAGCTAATTTAAACTCAATAAGGGTTTTATCCTTTGATCCTTTTGAAACAGCGTAGTCAACAGGACCACGACCATTATTAGTTTCTCTATTAACATCAAAATCAGAAGCAAACCATGTGAGTCTATAAATAATTTGTAAATCTTCTTCTCTTTTAATTGGAACTCCACCGATATAAAAAAGTCTATAACCATCATTGTCTTCAATAACTTTTTTTAAATATACTATCCTATCTAAAGCTTCAGCATAAGAGCTTTTTGCTGGAATTTTATAAAACTTCGTATTTGATAATAATTCTACAAAATTTTGAACTTGACTTATAAATAAGGTTTCTACTTCTTCTACCTTTGATTCTGAAATACTTTTAGCTCCTTCTTTATTCTCTTCCTTAATTTTAATATAATATTTTATAATTTCAGGAAATTGCTTGATTGTTTTATGAATCGCTGTCGAAATTTCTTTTTGAGAATTTTTTTATTCTCTTCAACTTTAGGTAAAACTTGAAAATAATAATTAAAAACTTCGTGTCTCAATTGTTCATTTGGTATCCCTGTAAGTATTCCTGTAAAATTTCCTCGTAAGTCTTTACTATTTATCCAGTTATCATCTTTTGTTAGTAAATCTCGTGGCGTTAGCATAACATAATCTCCATAAATATATGGTAAAGTATATTCTTTAGGCATCCATCTTTCAAACTTATAATCAAAAAACACTTTTTCAACATAAACTTTACGTAAAAATTTAGTTTCAATATTTTCCAATGAAAATTTTTCAGTGTATTCTAACAAAAATTGTTTAATTAAATTTGTTGTAAAATCACTAATATTATCTTTTCCAACTCCTATTTCAAACAATCCCGCTTTTTCAAGGTGAGAAGTCTGATTTACCACTTCTTTACCTAAATCATCAAAAACAATATGTATAGATGAAGAAAAAGCATCACCAAATTTTTTACCTAATCCACTTCCTTTATTGCCAACTTTACTATACCCAAACCAATTTTGTTTAACCTCAGGAAATAAATACCATGATTGCACTTGATGCTTTCTATTTCTTCCCGTTTCTGCTTTTCCTTTTAAAAAAGTTAAATACTTAATTATATCATCATGCAAATTTTGATATTCCTTTTTCTTATTTCCAAATAACAAAAATGGATCAATAAAAAGAGGCAAATCATTTATTAAAGAAATATTAAATGCACCATAGTTTTCTAATGTTTCTACTTCAACATTAAAAAAATCTGTAAAGTATATTTTCATAACCTTAAATTTTTACTGTTACTATTTAAAACAAAGATTATTTTTCCCCGTAAATTTAATTTATGGAAATCCGTAATGCATTAAATTATAATGCAATAGCAATTTTATAAAATAAAAACAAATAAGTTAACAAGTAGTTATACGTGTTTTTATCTTTTTTCAGCATTAGTCTTTTTTAAGGTATTTTTAATTTCAAAATATTAAAATCAATTAAAATAGAAAATGAACCTACATTTTCTGCAAGCTCATTTTTCATTTTAAATCAAACAACAATAATTCACCCCAAACTCATCCCACCATCCATAATAACATCAGCACCAGTCATAAACACCGCAGCCTCACTACTCAAATGCGAAACCATTTTAGCCACATCTTCTGCCCTTCCCATTTGTTTTAGCGGGACTTTTTCTACTACGACATCCATAATGCCTTTTACGGTGGTTTCGTCTAGACCTATTTTGTTCATGACTTCGGTTTGAGTTGGTCCTGGGCTAACCGAATTGACACGAATCTTTCTTGGCGCTAATTCTAAAGCAGCCGATCTCATAAACGAATTCAAAGCCGTTTTGCTCGCCGAATAAACCGAAGATCCTGGACCTGGCATACTCGCAGTATTCGAAGAAAGAAATACCACCGAAGCGCCATCTTTCAAAATCGGAATAAATTTGCTTAAAGTGAAAAAAGCACCTTTTAGATTTACATTCATAATATTGTCGTACAATTCTTCTGTAGTTTGTTCAATTGTTCCTAAACCCGCGATTCCTGCATTGATGAACAAAATATCAACCGAACCGAAATCGGCTTTTACCTGAGTAGCTAGTTTTTCAATATCAGAAAT
It encodes:
- a CDS encoding nucleotide pyrophosphohydrolase; translation: MQKELHIIKIVMDKYNKIIKELIQFRNDRDWEQFHDSKNLALAISLEATELNELFLWKKDNEVENINKDRLKEEIADILSYTFLLAEKHNLDVFDIVSEKIEKNAQKYPVDKAKGTAKKYNEL
- a CDS encoding SDR family oxidoreductase, encoding MDNLKNKVAVITGGNSGIGYATAQLLKDQGAEVIITGRRKEAIETAALELGVTAITADQSNISDIEKLATQVKADFGSVDILFINAGIAGLGTIEQTTEELYDNIMNVNLKGAFFTLSKFIPILKDGASVVFLSSNTASMPGPGSSVYSASKTALNSFMRSAALELAPRKIRVNSVSPGPTQTEVMNKIGLDETTVKGIMDVVVEKVPLKQMGRAEDVAKMVSHLSSEAAVFMTGADVIMDGGMSLG
- a CDS encoding S24 family peptidase, with protein sequence MLAKEGYFVCKIEGESMNKKIPNHSYCLFKRDYGGSRNGKIVLVESANIQDADFGAGYTVKEYHSKKNIENNQWSHQEIILKPLSYHPNYKDIHLSNDELVNLKVIGIFECIL
- a CDS encoding DUF2075 domain-containing protein: MNLSFELSIEISEQYDFNKNSLSKISQNPWVKNQWPLVYFIQNQTLRIAYVGESTNAYNRIQNHLSNSKKSNVLNKISIIGSDKFNKSATLDIESNLIQYITSEGTYQLQNGNYGLINHNYYQKDLYKDLFKEIWNKLIEKKIVSKSLSEIENSELFKYSPYKSLNEDQYNSVLEILNGLCLKETNRIFIKGSAGTGKTILATYLIKLLHSDVSEDFEEYNDDELREISYIRSFQSKYPNAKIGLVIAMTSLRESLKNVFRKVPGLKPSMIINPSETFNLNEKYDLLIVDEAHRLRQYKNIGWMGAFKKNNLKLGLDDSGNELDWILNNSKNQVFFYDSAQSVKPSDIDENHFTKLLNDEKTLNLTLTSQMRVKGGNNYISFVDELLHNKRKETEFFQIENYELIHFDSLNDLYNELKIKEESHGLCRLVAGYAWPWQSKIDKNAIDIEIDGLQFQWNQTEKDWVNSQNAFQEVGSIHTVQGYDLNYTGIIFGREIDYDTDTREIVVDAKMYFDKYGKNGINNLEDLKVYIINIYKTIMYRGIKGTFVYACNENLRNYLKNNIETFKYKIPFRILPFSEVKPYVNSVPLVDVTAAAGSFSDLQIHSDFEWVELPFKIACKGRLFCM